DNA sequence from the Candidatus Thermoplasmatota archaeon genome:
GCACCTGACGAAAATGCGTTGGGTATTTTACCAGCCCATAAATTATTGCTCGAAGGCAATGGCTATAGCGCCGTGTTCATATCCTCAGTCGGCAGTTTCGGCGCATTAGCGTTTGGATTTGTAACTCTATTATTATTTAAATTTATTATGTGCGAATTGAACTTCTATCTACTTTTAACTCGGTTTATGGCTTTTATATTGATAGCGATCACAATAATTTTAATTTATTCAGAGCACCGTGAAATTCCTTATAAGAAAGGCATTGCGGTAGAAAATATAAAATATAGGGAGAGAAGCGGCAAAGCCGATTTTTTTAAAAAGCTAAAGCTTAAGACTCAATGCTCATTGGACGGTTTAATCACAAGAAGTAATAAAGGATATTTTATAGAAACTAAGAAAGAGCAAATACCACTTAGCACTGCGAATATAAAGCTTATAGACGGTGTTACAGCAACTGTAGAAGGAATTGTAAAGAGAGTTAAAGCTAAATTCTCAAGGACTTTAGGTGTTGTAGTAGCGAGCTTTGTATTCTTACTCTCAGGCGCTCTCGGTATAATCACATTTTCGATTAATGTATCTTCGCCTCTTAATTTACCATCAACGGTACTTTTTCCTGCTTTCGCAGGTCTTTTCGGGCTCCCTACACTGATATTCTCAGCCAGAAGTATTTCTGCGATACCGAAGCAGAGGCTTATCAAACCGCATCTTGATAAAAAAGCCTCTTTTATTTCTGTACTCACAGGCTCTGCAGCTGGTAGTGTATTAGGCTTCTTGCCAGGCGTAACTTCAGGACATGCGACTGTCTTGAGCATGTTAGCAAGAAGTTCGAAGCCACTCTCCTCTCTTAAAGGGAAAAGAGGAAAAATCGAGGTCTCTCCGGAGCAAACTTTACTAACACTTTCTGCAGTAAATACTTCTTATTCATTTTTTTGTGTTGTTACACTTTTCGTATTAGGAAAGGCTAGAAACGGTACTGCGTTTGCAATAGCGCAATTGACAAATATTGAAAAATGGACAAGTGCTCTGCCGGTAACGTTTATCTATCTCTTAATAGGAATTTTAATTGCAGGCGCAGTCTCTTATTATGTCAATATTTGGTTAGGAAAGTGTTTTGTGAAAATATTTTCGCACCTACCTTACAGGAAATTAGTAATTTCGATAGTTGCTTTTATTGCAATAATGGTTTTTATTTTTACAGGTCTTGTAGGCTTGCTCATACTCTTCGTTGCTACTGCTGTGGGGCTAATCCCACTACTATTCGGTGTTCGTAGATCTCATTGCATGGGCTTGATTCTCCTGCCTACGATTATAAGGCTGTAGGATAGAAGCAAAGGAGGTGATAGAAAGAATGGAGTTAGAAAATGCGCCTGAGCATGTTAGGGTTGGCGGCATCGAGGTAACGATCTGGCGTAATACTGCAGGAAACGGATTTGCAACAGTAACTTTGCAGCGCAACTACAAAGACAAAAACGACCAGTGGCAGAAGACGCAATCGCTTAGAGTAAATGATGTACCAAAGGCAATACTAGCGCTACAGAAAGCTTACGAATTGCTTGTGCTTAAGGAGGATTGAAAAAAAATGAAGAAATGGCTAACATCTGCATGTATGGCGATATGCTTAGCTATAGGCTTAGTAGTGAGTGCAGCGCATCTCAACAATTACACGGAGCTTCCAACAAGATTCGAGGTGAAGAAAGCAATCGTGGTGGAGGGCGAGCAGTGTATAAACAAGAGCTATGTGCTGAGTATAGACCTGGGAACACTCTATCAAGGCGAAAGCAATACAGAGCTTATAAACATCACAAACAGAGCGAGTGTTAACTTAACAATAGATGTCATGTGCGACAAAATTACGTTAGTGTACAAAAGCGGCTACAAGCTCAGCAAAAGTCCTGAAAATGCGAGTAAAGATTGGGGTATAAACGTAACAACACCTGGCAAGCTCACAATACCTGCAAAGGGCACTATCGCTGTAGAAATTGGAATAAGCGCTTCGCCAAATGCGCAAATAGCAAGCGAAGAGAGTGAAAAATACGATCACTACGAAGCTGAAATATATGTTAGAGCTGTGGCGTAGCTCTCTCTTTTATTTTTTTGTAAAGAAAAGGGAATGAGAAAAAAATGAGAACAAAAGGGTATGAGAACTGGTTAAAGTTGTTTAGTAAGTCATGAACCACACGCTCTTGCTTCCCTTGCTATTCTCCTCAAAATATTTTCCAATGTTTCACTCCAATTATCCTTCCCCAAAAAATATACTTTGTAATCCCTCTTTATCTCCAAGATTAAGGGGTGCTCATAATCCCAGTGCACAGTAGCTAAAATATTTTTACCTGAGCTCAATGTTTCTCTTACTACTTCTTCGAATTTTTTACTATACAATTCCATTTTCCCTATTTCATCTATAACTATCCAATCTGCACTCTCTTTTGCTGCCTCAACCGCCTTCACGCCTATTCCCTCAAGGTCAGAAATATTCACCCTATACTTAGAGACTCTCGGTCCTTCTTTCTGCTCAACATGAGCTAAAATCCCTTCTCTCTGGGTTGCAAGATCTTTTATCTTAAAACCAACCCGCTTATTACCAGCTCTAATATCTTGAGTAACAAAGCCTCCGACTTTCAATCCTTTCTTAGTTAGTTCGTCCGTAGCTTTGAGTATCAAACTTGTTTTGCCGGAGCCAGGCTTGCCTGTAACAAAAATTCTTGCTACTATATTAATTCCAACTCCACTAACTTCTCTTTTTTAGGTATTCCATTCTCATCCCAGTTCCTAAGCATATAATAATCTTCAAGCATTTTATCAAGTTCATCCTTCTTTACTATTAGCTCCTTGCCATCGCTTGTACGTAAAGGCTCTTCTGTAAATCTTTTAGGCAGAGTATCGTCTTTTCTGGAAATGCCTTCGCGTGTATTAAAAAGTCGGGCTAAATTCCAAATTCGCTCCCCAATCTTTAAATATTCACTTTCATCAAGCTCCAAGCCTGTAGCAGCATTTGTCAGCTCAAAAAAATCTTTCATTTCTAACGGTAAAAGCTCACATAGCACTAGTGACGCGCTTACTGAGCTATTGTCTTGCGCGCATTTTACAACCCTAGCTAGAGCCTCTGGCGAATACCCAGTGCAGTCTAACTCCAAAAACGTTTCTGGAATTTCACAGGTATCTGACGTTATATATGCAAGTGCAATAGCTGGAGAATATCTAGCGTCATAAAACATTTCCAAACCTTTAACTTGAGCCCCAAATTGAGCAGCATTAATTCTTTCAGAATAGCGTTTGACACCCTCTGCAAGCTCGTTACCTATATTTTCACGTCTTGCTATCTTCTTTATCAATTCTATTGTTGCATCATCATCACTAAAATTTATATTGCTACTAATGAAATTTTTTTCAGAGCATTCCATAACAAAGCCTACAACATTGCATATGCTACTAGCATCTAATCCGTAATCGTTGCATAGATAGCTTGCATAAGCTAGTGGCGCAATATCCCTTATTAACCAGTTAGAGCCCAGCATAGCTAGAGTTTGATTAAATGCTAAGCATTCGCATTTATATTTTTCATTTTTTACAAAAAAGTGCCTCAAGCATTTTAACTGGCATAAATAACAGCCTTTTGTCTTTGTAGTGATATTCTCTTGAAATTCTTCTGATAGCTTGTAGGAGCATTCAAAACTACTTGATTGGAAATTTTTAGTTGGAAGCGAATTTTTTTTGACCGCCTTGTTTGAGCTTGCTTTGCTTTTGTAAATCTTGACTTTTTTAAAAATATTCCTCGCTATAAATTTAAATTTATCAAAGTCGTAATACCGTAATTTATTTTTACCATTTACAGCTATTGCTTTTAGATTCTTGGAGCCCATGACAGCACCGGCAATACATTGCCCGTACGAATCCACGTTAATACTTGCACATCTAACAAATTTTTCACCGCTTATGCCTATAGCAGCGACAGCAAAATTTCTTCCAAGTTCATCTTTAAGAATTTTTTCAGTCTGGTAGATATTTTTACGCCACAGATCTAAAGCCCCTATAATTTTGCAATCGTTATCTTCTATTTCTAGAAATACTGGTGAGGAAGATGAGCCTTTAACTACAAGTATGTCAAAGCCTGCTTGCTTTAGCCTCGTACCCAAATTTCCTCTTGCTACAGAGCAGTAAAAAATATTTGTAAGAGGCGATTTCGTTATAACAGAAAAGCATCCTGAGCTGGGTAGCGCTAAGCCCGTAAGCGGTCCTGTAGCAAATATTAATAAATTTTCAGGCGATAATGAATCTACGCCGGGCTTTAAAGAATCGTATAGAATTTTAGTGCCCAGCCCTTTTCCGCCAATAAATTTTTTAAAAAGCTCTTCGTCTATATCAAAAATTTTCGTTTTACTTGTAGTTAAATCAACTTCGAGTAGTTTACCAGTATATCCAAACACCAATTATAAATATATCTCATTAAACAAAAGATTTATGCTTGGAAGCCTTTCTTTTTCTTTAAAAAAATGTATGTAATTGAAGTTCAAGAGCTTACAAAAAGGTATAAAATTAAGAAAAAAGTACGTTTGGTAGAAACTTTTAAGAATAGGTTTAAGCCAGAAAAGTTTGACTACACGGCAGCTCTTAGGAATGTAAGTTTTAGTGTGGAATCAGGCGAAATATTCGGTTTTTTGGGTTACGAAGGTGCTGGCAAAACCACTCTGATAAAAATTCTTAGCGGCAATCTCAAGCCAGATTATGGCGTTGCTTTGGTTAGTGGCTACGATGTAGTAAAAGAAAGACATAAAGTAAAAAAACTCGTCGGTGTTATGCCCAGCTTAAACGATGTTAGTTTTAGTCAGAGGCTAACAATTTCACAAAATCTTAAGTTTTCGGCACTCAAAAGAAATTTTAAGTCATATAGTGAGAGAGTCGATAAAGTTTTGAAACTTGTAGGGTTAGAAGCTCTAAAAGATTACTACCCAGTAGTGCTTAACTCTTCGCAGCTCCAGAGACTAAATTTGGCAAAATGTTTGCTAGCAGACAGTGCGATTTATTTGCTTGACGAGCCTACTGCAAATACAGATAGCACTACAACGAATACTATTAAAGAGATTATTAAGAAATTAAAATCTGATGGTAAAAGTATTCTTTTAACTACTAGCAACCTTAGCGATGCTGAGGAGCTCTGCGATAGAATAGCGATTTTAAACGCAGGTGCAATCGTCAGGATAGAAGAAGCTGAGAAGTTAGAGAGGCTAGGGAAGGATATTTTTGTAGTAGATTTGAAAGAGTTAGCTCCAGAGCTAATCAGAAATTTAGCAGCGCTTGAGTTCATTGATAAAATAATTTTTGAGAAAAATCGTATTGTGCTCTACGGCAAGCTAAAGAAACAGAATTTAGTAGAAGTTCTAGAGCTTTGTAGGAATTACAATGTTTTGAGCATAGATTTTAGAGAAGTAGATTTAAAAGATGTTTTGCTTGAGCTTGTAACTGAGGAAGAAAGAGCTTTAGAAGTCCTCCCTTGATGGGGTCGTCGAGATTCTCAGCGAGCGATTAGCGAGCTGAGAATGAGTTGATGCTAATCAACTCGATTTGAACTCGAGTCGCCAGCGATGCGAAACCTTTTCCGTTAACGCTTTTGCTGAAGGCAAAAAGGTTACCCCAGGCTGGTAGGATAGACCAAGCTACCCCACGACCCCTAACTGATAAAAGGATTTATAAGTATTTTTGTGTTACCTTTTTGCATGCGCTGACGCTTGTGCTGAAGGAGTAAATCTAAAATGTTGCAATTACTCTATAAAAACACCTCATTACATGGGCAAAAACTTTATAAACTCCAAAGTATTTTGGTAGTACGAAAATAAAAAAAGTAGCACTAAAAGGTGATAAAAGATGGTGTGCTATACAGTGCCTACGGGCGCGGCAATTGTTCATTATGTGCTGAGAAAGAGTATATCCGGATGGAAAAAGAGCAATTATCTGTATTGGCTCAATATATTATTGCTTGGAGGAGCTATTTTTGGTATTGTAGACCATTTGTGGAACGGCGAGCTCTTTCTAATAAGCGAGGAGCCGATGATGGATATATTGCTGGGAGTTACAATAACAATATCAATATTTGTTGTTTGGGCGTTAATAGTAGCTATAGATAAAGCAAGAGCTCCTAAACCCGCGAAGTTTCCAGCCTAACCTCTCCCCAGCTCCTTCTTCATAAAATCAAGCCATTTACTATCAAATACGACTTCATTTCCAAATTTGCCGTAATGCCTGTCGCAAGGAAATTCTGTGCACTCGAAACAATATTTTATCTTTCTTTTTTTCAGCGCAATCAAGGTATTCCGCAGACGCTTATTTTCATATACCATTTATTGTTAATTTGAAAATTATCAGTATGGTATAGCCTCGTCTATCAGCTCTATATGGGTTAGAAGCATTCTCCTGCAGCAGTATCTTTTCAGCCCGAGAGAGTCAAGCACTTTTTTAGGATGTTCGCCTTCGCTAACCCTCTTTTTGTATTCTTCGTAGAGCCCTCCTATAACCTTGCCGCAGGTGAAGCATCTTACCGGTATTATCATTTTTTCACCTATATGATTTCTGACGCTTTTTACGGGCACCTCTACCGCATGGATGCTTAGCCTCTTTTCTGCGAGGGTCGCTTACAAGCAAGCCTCTATCGTAAGCAATGTAGAGGTCTTTAAGCTCTTTATCGTTAAGGAATTCTACAATACCTTTTGCAATTGCAGTACGAGCTGCCTGCGCTTGCCCCATCACGCCACCACCGTGAACATTGACGTCCACATCTAAACTCTCTGCTTTGCCTTTAGCTAAAATTATAGGCTCCATCATTTTTAATCGTGGTAGCTCACCCGGCCATATCTCCAAAGGAATGTTATTTATTCTTATCCTACCTTTTCCTTTCTTCACCCTAGCCCTCGCGATAGCTGTTTTCCTCTTACCTGTAGTAATAATACATCTCTCTTTCATAGTTTCGCGCCCAATGAAATTGAAAGCTCTTTCAAAGTAATAAATTTATCAGGTAGCACCTTTTCTGTAATTTCTAAACCTGCCTTTTCAAACTCTTTCGGTAGTCCTACATAAACCCTTAGCCTTTTTAGAGCTGCTCTACCGCGAGGCTTTTGGTAGGGCAACATTCCTCTTATAGCTCTTTTCAAAATTCTATCTGGCATTCTAGGCCAGTAAGGTCCTTTTCTAGGTCTGTAACCTATTTTACGCTTTTGCATGAATTCCGTAATTATCCTTTTTTTAGAGCCTGTAATTATAGCTTTTTCTGCGTTTACAACTGCAACTTCCTCGCCTAGTATTAATAATTTTGCTACCTTACTTGCAAGTCTACCAAGCACAGCATTCTCAGCATTTATTACTCTCATATTTCTATCCTATTATTCTAACGTTACTTCCGGTTGGGTTATGCGCTAGTAGCTCTGCGATACTCAAAACTTTTCCTTTAGCAGCAGTTATTTTCTCCTCCGCGCTTTTAGAGAACGAGAAAGCAGCTATGGTAATTTTTTTACTCAACATACCTGAGCCAAGCACTTTTCCAGGCACTACTATTACTTCATTTTCTTTAGCATATCTTGAAATTCTACTTAAATTTACTTCATACCAATTTTTTTTAGACCTTTCTAAACGCTCTGCTAACGACTTCCAAATTTTTGAGCTTCTCTCAATGCTCGCTTTTTTAAGGGTTTTAATTAACTCAGCTAGTTGTGGATTGGTTTTCATAAATAGAAATTAAAAACTACAGCTCCACTTATAAACTTTTTCATCGAGACTCTCAGAAATTTTTTAATGTTGCAAACGTTTTATAACTGCAAATGAAGAAAATAGTTGAATGCGTGCCTAACTTTAGCGAAGGTAGAAGAAAAGGTGTAATTGAAGCTATAGTAAATGCGATAAAGAGCCGGAAAGGGATAAAAGTTTTAGATTATTCTGGAGATAGCGACCATAATAGAATGGTAGTAACTTTCGTGGGCACACCAAAATCTGTAAAAGAAGCTATCCTTAAAAGTAGTAAAAAAGCAATTGAGCTTATAGATCTTAAAAGGCATAAAGGCGAGCATCCTAGAATAGGGGCTGTCGATGTTATTCCTTTTATTCCCGTGTTAAATACAACTATGGAAGAATGCACCAAGCTTGCGTGCGAAGTAGGTAAAGCCTTAGCGCAGAAATTTGAGCTGCCAGTCTATCTTTACGGAGAAGCTACTAAAGAGCGTACAAGATTGGGCACAATAAGAAAATACGGCTTTGAGGGCTTAGACAAATTAATGAAAGAGCTGAAGCCTGATTTCGGCGATGCCAAGCCCCACCCTACTGCAGGGGCTTGTGCTGTAGGGGCAAGAAAGCCTTTAATTGCCTTTAACGTGAATTTAGATAGTAATAATTTAGAAATTGCAAAAAAAATTGCTAAATCGATAAGAGCTAGTAGCGGAGGCCTGCCTTCCGTTCAAGCTTTAGGAATTGAGCTTAAGAGCAAAGGAATAGTTCAAGTATCCATGAATCTGGTAGATTACGAGATAACATCGGTAGTTAAAGCTTTTGAGGCAGTGAAAGCTGAAGCAAGAAAATATGGCGTTCAAGTGATAGGGAGCGAAATTATAGGGCTTGTGCCTTTAAAC
Encoded proteins:
- a CDS encoding NTPase, with product MFVTGKPGSGKTSLILKATDELTKKGLKVGGFVTQDIRAGNKRVGFKIKDLATQREGILAHVEQKEGPRVSKYRVNISDLEGIGVKAVEAAKESADWIVIDEIGKMELYSKKFEEVVRETLSSGKNILATVHWDYEHPLILEIKRDYKVYFLGKDNWSETLENILRRIAREARACGS
- a CDS encoding aldehyde ferredoxin oxidoreductase family protein; the protein is MFGYTGKLLEVDLTTSKTKIFDIDEELFKKFIGGKGLGTKILYDSLKPGVDSLSPENLLIFATGPLTGLALPSSGCFSVITKSPLTNIFYCSVARGNLGTRLKQAGFDILVVKGSSSSPVFLEIEDNDCKIIGALDLWRKNIYQTEKILKDELGRNFAVAAIGISGEKFVRCASINVDSYGQCIAGAVMGSKNLKAIAVNGKNKLRYYDFDKFKFIARNIFKKVKIYKSKASSNKAVKKNSLPTKNFQSSSFECSYKLSEEFQENITTKTKGCYLCQLKCLRHFFVKNEKYKCECLAFNQTLAMLGSNWLIRDIAPLAYASYLCNDYGLDASSICNVVGFVMECSEKNFISSNINFSDDDATIELIKKIARRENIGNELAEGVKRYSERINAAQFGAQVKGLEMFYDARYSPAIALAYITSDTCEIPETFLELDCTGYSPEALARVVKCAQDNSSVSASLVLCELLPLEMKDFFELTNAATGLELDESEYLKIGERIWNLARLFNTREGISRKDDTLPKRFTEEPLRTSDGKELIVKKDELDKMLEDYYMLRNWDENGIPKKEKLVELELI
- a CDS encoding tripartite tricarboxylate transporter permease yields the protein MIELFLVIGLSFLGALLGCLSGLVPGLHVNNLALILVSLSPSLLFLLPNPLLVCLIIVTISIAHTFVNLIPGTFLGAPDENALGILPAHKLLLEGNGYSAVFISSVGSFGALAFGFVTLLLFKFIMCELNFYLLLTRFMAFILIAITIILIYSEHREIPYKKGIAVENIKYRERSGKADFFKKLKLKTQCSLDGLITRSNKGYFIETKKEQIPLSTANIKLIDGVTATVEGIVKRVKAKFSRTLGVVVASFVFLLSGALGIITFSINVSSPLNLPSTVLFPAFAGLFGLPTLIFSARSISAIPKQRLIKPHLDKKASFISVLTGSAAGSVLGFLPGVTSGHATVLSMLARSSKPLSSLKGKRGKIEVSPEQTLLTLSAVNTSYSFFCVVTLFVLGKARNGTAFAIAQLTNIEKWTSALPVTFIYLLIGILIAGAVSYYVNIWLGKCFVKIFSHLPYRKLVISIVAFIAIMVFIFTGLVGLLILFVATAVGLIPLLFGVRRSHCMGLILLPTIIRL
- a CDS encoding DNA-directed RNA polymerase subunit N: MIIPVRCFTCGKVIGGLYEEYKKRVSEGEHPKKVLDSLGLKRYCCRRMLLTHIELIDEAIPY
- a CDS encoding ABC transporter ATP-binding protein, yielding MYVIEVQELTKRYKIKKKVRLVETFKNRFKPEKFDYTAALRNVSFSVESGEIFGFLGYEGAGKTTLIKILSGNLKPDYGVALVSGYDVVKERHKVKKLVGVMPSLNDVSFSQRLTISQNLKFSALKRNFKSYSERVDKVLKLVGLEALKDYYPVVLNSSQLQRLNLAKCLLADSAIYLLDEPTANTDSTTTNTIKEIIKKLKSDGKSILLTTSNLSDAEELCDRIAILNAGAIVRIEEAEKLERLGKDIFVVDLKELAPELIRNLAALEFIDKIIFEKNRIVLYGKLKKQNLVEVLELCRNYNVLSIDFREVDLKDVLLELVTEEERALEVLP
- the ftcD gene encoding glutamate formimidoyltransferase; protein product: MKKIVECVPNFSEGRRKGVIEAIVNAIKSRKGIKVLDYSGDSDHNRMVVTFVGTPKSVKEAILKSSKKAIELIDLKRHKGEHPRIGAVDVIPFIPVLNTTMEECTKLACEVGKALAQKFELPVYLYGEATKERTRLGTIRKYGFEGLDKLMKELKPDFGDAKPHPTAGACAVGARKPLIAFNVNLDSNNLEIAKKIAKSIRASSGGLPSVQALGIELKSKGIVQVSMNLVDYEITSVVKAFEAVKAEARKYGVQVIGSEIIGLVPLNALIDIAKYYLQLEDFSSFKILEKRIWED
- a CDS encoding 30S ribosomal protein S9: MKERCIITTGKRKTAIARARVKKGKGRIRINNIPLEIWPGELPRLKMMEPIILAKGKAESLDVDVNVHGGGVMGQAQAARTAIAKGIVEFLNDKELKDLYIAYDRGLLVSDPRRKEAKHPCGRGARKKRQKSYR
- a CDS encoding 50S ribosomal protein L13 — protein: MRVINAENAVLGRLASKVAKLLILGEEVAVVNAEKAIITGSKKRIITEFMQKRKIGYRPRKGPYWPRMPDRILKRAIRGMLPYQKPRGRAALKRLRVYVGLPKEFEKAGLEITEKVLPDKFITLKELSISLGAKL
- a CDS encoding 50S ribosomal protein L18e, encoding MKTNPQLAELIKTLKKASIERSSKIWKSLAERLERSKKNWYEVNLSRISRYAKENEVIVVPGKVLGSGMLSKKITIAAFSFSKSAEEKITAAKGKVLSIAELLAHNPTGSNVRIIG
- a CDS encoding DUF3795 domain-containing protein, whose product is MVYENKRLRNTLIALKKRKIKYCFECTEFPCDRHYGKFGNEVVFDSKWLDFMKKELGRG